DNA sequence from the Bacteroidales bacterium genome:
ATGATCAACAACAACACTATTGATTTCCCAGAGGGCAAAGAACCGGCCGCCATACTCGCTTCCATAAGTTAAAGGACTGTTGCTGTCATCATAAACCATTTTATATCCTTTATCTCCATAAAGCCTGGAACGGTCCATTGAGGCCGTATAGGTCGTGTACAACGGATCATTTGCTCTTGCGTTAATTACCAGGTACTCGTCTGAAACCTGGTAAGTTTGTGCCGGTAAGTCTTTAATATAGCAGGAACAGAGTAGAATGACGAAAAGGATGTTCAGATATTTAATCATGTTTAATTGATATGTGCCATGAATAAAACAATAGCATGGGTGCGATTTATAATGACCATTCTTTTTTAAGCATACTGTAAACCTCCAGGTCGATGTAACGGTTTGCGAATTTCTCTCCTGATCTTTCAACACCTTCAAATTTAAACCCAAGCCTTTCCGGGATTCTGCTGCTACGGGCATTTCCAATTCCGGCTTTGATCTGAATACGGTTCATTCCTAATTTTATAAAAGCGTAATTCAAAATGACTATGCAGCAGGAGGTCATGATTCCTTGCCCTTCAAAGCGGGGGTCAAGCCAATAACCTAATTCGGCTCTTTTATTCCAATGATCTATTTCTTTAAGGGCAATCAACCCGGCAAATACGTTCTGATGCCAGATCTCATAAACGACGTCACGCTTTGGCCCCGAGTACTGGATAATAGATTTTACATATTTCACCGTATCTTCGGCTTTCCATGTGTTGTCGATAAAGGGGAGCCATTTGCGGAGATAATGACGATTAAGGTCGATAGTTTGAAAAATAATATTGGCTGACTCCTGCCTGAGAATTTTCAATATCAAACTTTCCGAGACTATTATCTCAGAGCTTGGACCATGGCCAGCCATTATTTGCTTTTAATATACTCTTCGATAAGTCTTTTCGCCTCCGGTTCATGGCTTTCAATAACATACACCAGGCCGGCGTCTTCTGGTCCACCCGAAACCCACCCTGCAACAAGGCTTTCGCCCATGGTATTGCGAACCATCGCACCAATGCCGTTTTCCTCAAGGAGGCTTTTAATAAATTCAGCTTCCAGAACGGATCCTGTAAAAACATTTTTTAAGTCATCATGCTCATTCATTGCATAAGATTTAAATTTATCTGTAAACAAATATAGTGAAAATGAGAATCAATAGAAAGGTCAGGGTGAAGTTTTTTCAGTTTGCTGGGTTTTATTAATGTTGATGATCGCAAAAACCATCAAACCGGCACTGATCCATTGCACAAGGGATAGCCTGGAATCATTGAAAATATAATCAAAGACGATGGTTGAAATAGGGAAGAATAGCTCACACATCACCGCTAGCGAGGCTTTGATGTGGTTTAGCCCGAAATAATAAAGAAAAATAGCGCCACTCCCGGTCGTGAAAGCAATTACAAGAAAAATAATCCAGTTTGTTGTGGTGACCTGATCAAATTGTACGGTTTTTCCAAACACGGTTATATACAGGAGCATGATGAGGCTTGTGAATCCGTACCTGTAAAAAGTCGCCGTTTTATAGCTGTAACGTTGCAGGATCATTTTACTGAATACCGTTGAGCTGCCGAATGAAAAAGCTGCCAGCAGGGCATACATGGCAGAAATTGCCGTATTCGAACCGGTTTTTAATTCAGGGATTTCCAGCCCGAATGTCAGAAAGTAACCACTCAGAAGAGCTACAGATGCCCAGATAATGAAATATTTATTGAGTCTTTCTTTCAGTATCAATGCGGCCAGGCTGATGGCAAAGACCGGTTGAAGTTTTTGAAGGAGGACGACAATGCTCAGTTCTTTGAAATTTATCAGGAACAAGGCTTTAACAATTGACAATGTGCCGATTGCCCCACCAAACAATGCAATGAGCAGGATGACCAGGTAATCCTGGCGGGAAAATTTTTTAAGGTACTTATATTGCTGATAAAGAAAGGAATGCATCAGGAGAAACGGCAATGCATGCAGGATGAAGACTACCAAACCAACATCCAGGTTATACAACCTTGGTGTAAGTACCACACCATCCAGTCCCCACATCGTGGCAGCCAAACTGATTGATGTAGCCCCGACGATTACGGCCTGGCGATTGGTCATAAAAATTTGCAATTAGCAATCAAAGATCGGGAAAAATTAGTACTTAATTAGTACCCCACTTGAAAGAAGACCACTTTGATTTGTCAC
Encoded proteins:
- a CDS encoding DMT family transporter, producing MTNRQAVIVGATSISLAATMWGLDGVVLTPRLYNLDVGLVVFILHALPFLLMHSFLYQQYKYLKKFSRQDYLVILLIALFGGAIGTLSIVKALFLINFKELSIVVLLQKLQPVFAISLAALILKERLNKYFIIWASVALLSGYFLTFGLEIPELKTGSNTAISAMYALLAAFSFGSSTVFSKMILQRYSYKTATFYRYGFTSLIMLLYITVFGKTVQFDQVTTTNWIIFLVIAFTTGSGAIFLYYFGLNHIKASLAVMCELFFPISTIVFDYIFNDSRLSLVQWISAGLMVFAIININKTQQTEKTSP
- a CDS encoding GNAT family N-acetyltransferase codes for the protein MKILRQESANIIFQTIDLNRHYLRKWLPFIDNTWKAEDTVKYVKSIIQYSGPKRDVVYEIWHQNVFAGLIALKEIDHWNKRAELGYWLDPRFEGQGIMTSCCIVILNYAFIKLGMNRIQIKAGIGNARSSRIPERLGFKFEGVERSGEKFANRYIDLEVYSMLKKEWSL
- a CDS encoding DUF2007 domain-containing protein, with amino-acid sequence MNEHDDLKNVFTGSVLEAEFIKSLLEENGIGAMVRNTMGESLVAGWVSGGPEDAGLVYVIESHEPEAKRLIEEYIKSK